The following nucleotide sequence is from Salvia miltiorrhiza cultivar Shanhuang (shh) chromosome 7, IMPLAD_Smil_shh, whole genome shotgun sequence.
TGCATTCGTTTACGTGTAATATTACGATGGTTGAATGTGCATCGTAATGATGTGCAAAAaacatttcaaatttcaataaatCCAACTTTTTTATCATATACATTCTTgacaaaataaaattcatacttATGTAGTACGTTACGTGGATTATTTAATGTAGTTTGAATTTTGACTGGTTCATATTTAATGCAAAATAAACATTCAGCACAAGTAAAATTATGCATCATTGTTCGTAATAGGACAACATTCAGCaaaattaatatacatatttaCATTAACATGATCAAACCAATACATGGTCATATATACGTTCATAAATTTTTTGGTGCAGTCATAATGATTAAaaggtagaatattcacataagtaGAAGTCTTAACAAGTTTATTAAGAAGTTCACACATGTTCATACAAATTAATCACAATAAAATATTACATGTTCATGTACAGGTTCATGCAACATTCAATATTTCACTTGGAATGACAACGATACATTCATGTCCAAAATAATGGTGTTCATAAACTAAAAAACATGCACAGTTTAATAATGttcatatttatttcaaattctcaATAAGTGTGAACAAAATTTCATATCATATGttcatatatatgttaattGAGATATAATCACATGTTCGTGTGATTACCATTTTCATAACATGGATTTCAAATGTAAATAAGAATCCTTACGCTGTTCAAAATATCATATGTTCATATACATGTTCGTTTAATGACAACGTTACATTGATAAAATTCATGCCTAGATTAACGATCTTCATAACTCTATCTAATGCATGAACAATTAAATGACATGTTCATCAATGAAATCCAGTCCTaatacaaaaacaaaaagaCAAGAATAGTAACCCTTTGAAGCACAGACACCATACTAAGGTCACAAAACTAGAAAGAATATTGCAAAACTAAAGACAACCAATTAAAACAATATAATCACTACTAAACACATTTTAACAatgttcatatttatttataattggCAATAAGTTTGATCACAAGTTCATATTCACATGTTCAAACATATGTTCATATAAAATGGTGGAAACatagtatttatatttatttcgtTATGTAGATTTAACATTTTATGTTGTTGGGTTGCTAACTAGTTCATATACATGTGGATatacacaaaattaaataaacccgAAGCATTTTATCTGTCATTAACACAAGAAtaaaatagcttataaataTGAACAAGTCACATTCCCAgattcaaaatattaaaatttaatatacacGTTCGTACAAACAtgatttattcaatttcatataCACTTACATACATTACACGACAGTGACTTTCTCTCTCATGATGAGTATCAAATTTCATATGCAATATTGTTTTCTCTGAACTACGATATCGCAATGTTCAATATCTCCAAACAAATgttcatataaattattttacttgaAATAAAATGTTCCTCCATACGTTTATTAAAATGTACGGTACAAATTTTTTACGTGTAGATATAATACTCATGTGTTCATATAAATGTTCATGCAATGACAATGTTACATTGATAAAATTCATGTCCTAAATTAACGATATTCGTAACTCTATATAATGCGTGATAAGTTCAAGCATATGTTCATACATGAATTTGAGtcataatacaaaaaaaaaagccaaCAATAGTAACCCTTTAAAGCACAAAACTCGAAAGAATATTGCAAAGCTAAAGACAACCAATTAAAACAATCTAATCAATACTTAACACAATTTTAAAATGTGCATATTTATTTCTAATTGGCAATAAGTTTGAACATAATTTCATATCCAGATGGTCAAACATATGCTCATATAAAATGTTGGCAAAACAGTTTAACAATGttcatattttcatttatttcgtTTTGTAGAATTAACATTTTATGTTGTTGGGTTTCTAACTAGTTCATATATATGTGGATatacacaaaattaaataaatcagaAGCATTTTCTCTGTCatgaacaaaagaaaaatattgcTTTTAAACATGAACATCGCACATTTTCAGGTTCaaagtattaaaatttaatatacacGTTCGTACAAACAtgatttattcaatttcatataGACGTGCATAGAATACAAGGCAATGACTTTCTCTCTCATGTTGAGTATCAAATTTCATATTCAATATTGTTTCCTCAAAACTACGATATCGCAATCTTCAATACCTCCAAACAAATgttcatataaattatttaacttGAAATAAAATGTTCTTCCATACGTTCATTAAAATGTACGGTACAAAATTTTTACCAGTTAGATAGAATACTCATGTGTTCATATACATGTTCATGCAATGACAACGTTACATTGATAAAATTCATGCCTCGATTACCGATGTTCATAACTCTATATAATGCGTAATAAGTTCAACCATATGTTCATCAAtgaaatcgaaaaaaaaagataagaataataacCCTTTAAAGCAATAATTAAAGACAACCAATTAAAACAATCTAATTACTACTTAACACATTTTAACAATGTTCATATTTATTTCTAATTGGCAATAAGTTTGAACAGAAGTTCATATACACATGTTCAAACATATGTTCATATAAAATGCTGGCAACATAAGGTTTacatttatttctttttgtaGATGAAACATTTTATGTTGCTCGGGTTCTAACTAGTTCATATATATGTGGATatacacaaaattaaataaaaccgaAGCATTTTTAATTTCATGAACAAAGGAATAAAATTGCTTATAAACATGAACAAGGCACATTCCCAGGTTCaaagtattaaaatttaatatacacGTTTGCACAAACATGATTTCTTCAGTTCCATAGAATATATGGCAATGACTTTCTCTCTCATGCTAAGTATCAAATTTCATATGCAATATTGTTTTCTCTGAACTACAATATCGCAATGTTCAATACCTCCAAAcaaatattcatataaattattttacttgaAATAAAATGTTCCTCCATACGTTCATTAAAATGCACGGTACAAAATTTTTACGTGTTTATATAATAATCTATGTGCTTATCTCAAACGTTCCATATGTGCATATATCTTACTAAGATTCTTAATCTGATCTGATTTATTATGTACATGTCTTTTTATATCCACATGAATGCATTTTACAATAACACATATTAATTccctcaagaaaaaaaaaagttcatacTTATGTTCAAACAACCTACAAAGTTCACAAATATGtctaaaaaaaaagtaggacaATATAAATTACGTATTTTATTTTCCAACATCACTTTTTATGAAATCTTATAGTTTCTATTCTAATTGTTTCGTATAGATTTGTAGACAAAAAAAAACACCAATTCTAATAAGCGGCCATTCATAGATGTAAACATATGTTCTAAAAAATGATTTAAATTACTCATAAAAATCAGTTATAAATTACCTAAAACATTATAAGTGTTTACCAAATAATTATGTCGAGTGCCCGCACTagaaatataaatgtttttaaaactttttttttacttgacaAAATTAGTTTATGGATGCTTAATTCAAGCTGTGTAAATCACAGGTTCAGAACCATGTTCATGGACATGGTTATCTATCGAATGCAAATATTTAAAAAGTAGGCAAACTCACATGAAAAGCTAAGCTATtattaatctatttaattaaacaATACGTTCATTTCATTGTTCATCAGACAACAATATGAGAGAATGTAAATCCGTCCACATAAGTTTGAAAAACATAGCaaaaatacaattaaaaaacaaaactaaTATCTCCCCTAAAATAAATGTCTCGTGTATCTAAAATATGTTAACAAAAAATCAGGTGGATGCTTTTATACTTTATAATCTCCTTTAAAAAAACATGTCTCATCCTGTAAAAACTCCATCAAACTTTGACGCATTCTCTGAAAGTTCAGCCTCATATTTCGTAGATGACTCTTTCAAAATCTCATCTTTGTACTTGTTCTTCTCCCATGAAACAATTGTTGCACAGTATCTCAgcctcagtaatcctagttgatGTTGTGTTGCATTCATTATTCCAGTACTCCAATTCACAGAGGTATCTCCCTCGAACGTTTCCATATGCCTCATCACATACAACCCAACATCTACTGAATTGATACGGGCTGTACAATTGAGATTTAAAACTTCTATAACTGATTTCGAAACAGATGCTGAACTTAAATGTTCACGGTTGTTGTTCAAAAACTCCGCCAATAAGGACCGctgaaattaaattaacaatGTAGTGTAAAACAATATTTATCGAATAATTTATTGAACGGCTCAATCCTGAAAACTTACAAGGATATGACACAAGTCGTTGTAGTTGGAACTAACGGGATGTTTGTTCACTTCCACAGAAGTGTCTATGATGAAAATCACCTCTTTCGGAAGATCAAAACATAGAACATATGGCTGGTCGTCGGGAAACACCGGGAAAAAGAACTGggaagcaaataaataaatttgagatTTGATTACAAAATAACGTAAACTGTTCTTACATATTATTACCATATCAATAGAGCCAAGTGAATTGGTTTGATACAAGCGAAGCTCACGATCCATCCCATCGAAAAATAATTTACGCCGTGAAACATAACTCATTCCAGGCTGGGATATGCAATCAATCTGTCACTCAATATAAAGAAACCAGAAAAAAATCATCCATCCACATCCAAACCAAATAAATGGTGTTTTAATTATGAATACTTACATATATGTCTGTAGAGGCAAAGAAACGAACTGGTTTTTGTGATGAACCAGCTACAAAAATGTGGTTTAAGATTATGGACCATGCATTGATTATCGATGGTTGCACAACACTACCTATTCGGAGAGACACCAAATCGAATATACATAACTCTATGTCCTTGAACATGAAAAGAACCTTCCCTCTGAATATATGGTTAAAGATACAGATTAGACATATAACATATAGCTACAAAATCAAACTTAATATTACTTGTATTGTGAAAGTACATACTCAGGAAGAAAATGACTATGCATACAATACATGGCAATGGCTTTCTCTCTAATGCTTAGAGGCGTAGTGCAGCatataatattatcaatatCGTAAGATCTGTAATGCAATTTCCTAACAGGAAAGTCTTTCCTCACACATCCATAGATTGGTGATTCCCCTCCATTGACCTTCATATTAATTTTCCAAAAAATTCATCAGTTGATTCATTTGCATGATACGGAAAACATAAATCAAATTATAGATAACTTTAATTTAGGCGGTGAAGTTTCAGATTTATCTGAAAACATACATTAGATGCCAGTTCTGATGAATTCTCATCCAATGGAACAAGAGCTGTACGAAACCTATTTCCTGTCTGATTGAAATAATGAAACATTAAAGTTAAAATGCAAAACTCTTAATTGATATAAAAAATGTGTATCATGTGAGATATTTGGCTACTACCGTTTTAGATGGCGTACAAAACACTTGGTTCTCTTTGTTCGCTATCTTAGCAGCATTGAAGTTCACCTGATTCAAGACATCATTGTCAATTGCAAATGCTATTCtcctttatatatttaaatctaTTTAAGACATAAaagattataaatttacaactaacaGCAAGAAAAATCTGTACTAACAGCAATAAACATCTGCAGTAATATTAGTAAAAAATATACCTGTACAGCACTTTGCTTGGTTGACGAAGGGGGCGTTTCGAATGTAACTGGCACCTTAAAAAGcgcaataaatatttataagttCATAGATGACTGAAAAGTGTAGGCTGAATTAACTATTTATGAGTTCTATACCTCATTGTTATATCATCTTCCAAATCAACTGTAACAGGTGCTTGTTTCAATTTGTCAGGCGTATCAATCACTATACGAACACCAGTAAGTTTAAACACTTCCTCTACGCTATCTTTAAAGAATTTTGATCCTTTCTCCTTTATCGATGCACTGTTTGCAACAATGTTCAGCTGAGCCATACGCTTTGCTATAAACTTAGCATCTTCCCTAAGCTTCTTCGATATAATGTAATCCTCGACAACTTCTATTTGTTTTTCGCACTTTGCTGAGTTATCAAATTTCACACCATATCTGGCTGGCAATGTCAATGGTTCACATAACCTTCCTATTCCAAACTTTGGTTTGTCCTTCTCTATTCGCTGACGTTCACGTAAATCACTGCTTGACCAGCTCATCAGAATAGGAAAAACCCTCTTAGAGATAGTGCCACTGATGTTGATACGATCAACATAAAAAAGCTGAAACAAGATAGTTTGAAACATTAATGtgcaataataatattaaatatgattATTACCACAAATTTACAATTTCATATTCATACTTACCACAAGGAAAATCGATGGCCCTGTATACATCTTGGTCTCATCGCCACCCCACGTTTTTCTGTTCTCTATAAGACTACGCACCATATATTCTGCCCAGTCCCATTCAGCAAGCTTGTCAACATCAACAAGAGTATTCAATACATGGGGGTGTACTGTTCCGTTCGAAAAGCTTTCAAATATAGAGAAACACATGGCGATCATAAAGTGCCGCTTAAACCAAGTCCCTCCAGTCTTGCATTTCAGCATCTCGTTCACTACCAAGCCAATCTTGATTTTATCTCGGTTCTCAACACGAAACAGAGCAACCCAATCATCAAAAAGTTCACTACTGGTTTGGCGGTCAAATCTTTTGATCCTCCGAAATCCTTTGGGTATACCAAACACACGATATACATCATTTTCTGTAACTTTGACTCGAATACTAGTGCTAATTTCCAGTTCACACGTTGTTGGGTTGAAACTGTTCAATGCCCAATACGCAAGTCGACCAGGAAGCTCCTTAACCCTTAATTCAAGTATGTTACCAAATCCTATGTCCCTAACTGCATCCTTCTGAGCAGTATTAAGTTTCAGCAACGCATCATGAAAAGAAGCAAGTGTTGTTCTTGTATTCAATGACAATACTTTAGATTTTGCTTCATGCGGTATAAACTCGACTGATTTGCTTGAATGAATAGGTCTTATTGCAGGAGCATCATCAATAATAATCAAATCAGATTCCACTTTGGATGATTTTTGAACTTTACCACTATTCTTGGAAAATGTTACACGACTGGCGGCACGTAGAGGTACTTGTTGTTTACCTATTTATACATAAAACATACAATGATTATGTTTTGATATAGATCACACTTTTACTGAGTTAACAAAAAACGATATGTATACAGCCAACCTTTCATTAATCTAGAATGATGATGGGAAACAAATTTCGTTCGTTTCTTATCTGGTGAAATAGAAGAATCACTTGTTGAATCTGAATACATCAAAAAATGCTTCATTAATACTAACattcaatcatatataaaaCAATTCGAAAATTTACCTGGTACTATGACATCTTTGCCAGGAGAAGATTCCATATCTAAAACAAAGAATATGTATTCAGATTACAGAGATATACGAAGAACTGCTGTTGTGgatatatatacaaatttcATACATCAAGTATATGTTTCGACATGATTTGAAACTcaatgtgaaaatattttttatgctTGTTTACAAGTcataaaacaaaatttaacaataaaaattacatGTCTTGTTTACAATTGAACAGATATTCATCCAAATTCTAATGAAGGAACAGAAAACTTTAAATATACCAATTCACCAGAAATTCGACAGATATTCGAACGAGTAATCAACCAAATTCACCTGATCATGAAATTCACAAGATATTTGAATGAAGTATATGTTTACAATTCAACAGATATGCGAATGAGTAATCAACCAAATTCACCAAATCATGAAATTAGATTTACCAAATGAGTAAAATTCAACAAATCATAAAATTTCGGactgaaaaataaaaaccaCAAAGAACCAATCTTTGATAATTCAGTTCACCAAatcattaaattatatttaccTAGAATCAGCTATCAGATTCACCGTATTTCGTTGATGTCGAGAGACTGCAACCGATGAATGTGAAAAAATGCCCACAAAAAATGACCTTTCAACCGATGAATGTGAAAACAAAGAAGTAAGAATGTTTCAGGAAATCTTTCtgatatgaaaatattttttgaaatggAAAACATAATCGCCATTCTACCGGAACATAAATCTATCGCCGAAATGGAAAATTCGGATTACACGGGATTTGCTATAGAGGAGAGATCGCTGATTTTGAATTTTACATTGATACCCTTTTCGATGAATATAATTCATACAAATCATTATTAAATACAAAGAAAGAATAAACCTCAAATTAACGTGAATCGTTGATTTCATTGATATCAATGGACCAAGATTGGTCTTTATTCTACATCTAAGATAGTGGTTGTCATggaatgcaaccctatatatatatatatatatatatatatatatatatataaaagaaagaaaatatttaatttgaatagaaaagcaaaataaatcctaacCTTTGATAAATCCTCCTTCATTTCAAGTTTTCAACGACCTTTTTGTGCATGGATGGCAGTGAAAATGGATTAAAGATGGCAAAAGTGATAAAATTGAAGAggacaaaacaaaaagaaaaaagaaaaagaaaagagaagaagcGAAAAGAAGAAATAAGCAAAATTTGAACGTAGAGATATCTGATGCAGATGCAATAGTACAAACTACTCTGAGCAAAGACGCAAAATCTCAAGTGGAAAGCCAATCAATTTTCCGCTACGAAGCTGAAACAAGTTTGATTATCGCCATATGCAGAGGGAGTGGCAGTTGATTTTACAGAGGGGGAGACAACTAAAATTCGAAACCCTAGAGTTTACCCCCTCTTCGCATGAATGTAATGGCGATACCAGAATTTGGTAATTCGCCTATACGTACAGACTACAGAGGTTTTGTATTCATGGCTTACTTGTAAATCTTCCTCTACACAGCACAGTCCTTAATCCGCATCCGATCATACATGTGATCGCGCACTCCTAATCAAACCCGCTTTGATTTGCTGGGAACCATCTCGCGCCGCTGCTTTCCGTTGAATTTCTCCGATCCGGCCAAGATTAGGGCGGTTTTCCTCTGTGTTTGGATCTGCGATTGATTGCTTTCTCCCATGGACGATCTGGATATCCTAGCCCGCGACTTCGGGTTCGGGCCCGGAGGGAAATCCAAACCGATGAGATCCGCGCAGTTCAGCGAGGTGTTTGGCGAGCCCGCCAAGTTCTCACCCAGCACAAATTATAGTACTAACACTCAACACTCTTCAATGGGGGACCTTGATTATGATTCCATGTTCAATCGGGAGGCGAATAGTGTTAACAATACTAGCAGCCGCAAAACGTCGTCGGCGTCGGCTCCTGTTTATGATGAGCCGGTGTATGATGACGATATTTTTAAAGGGCTGCCGGGGTTGAAGAACAACTCACCTACGTCGGCAGTTAGGTCTGACAGTGACGTGTTTACTGGGATATCATCTCACACCTCGAGTAAGGGTGGAAATCAGAACCATGATTTTGATGATTTGTTGGGGAATTTGGGGAGGAGCGAACAAGCAAAGGAGAACATTATGAGTAGTAGTGATAGGAGCAAGAGCAACTCGACTTCAAAGGGGTTTGATGATTTACTTGCAGGGTTTGGCAACGGCGCTTCTGCTGCTAGCAACAGGTGATTTTTTGCTTCAGTTTTAGTTCAGAGTTAAATTTACTGGTTGCTTTTGTTTTAGGGAGTGAAAACTTGTGCTGAAGTAATCATTTGTTCAATTGAACCTTGTTATTGGTATTAGCTAGGATGTAGGTAGGCAAATGTAGTTTAACTGTTTGAAACTAAGTGATTATGATAAGGTACTGCAATTTATCCATTCGTCGATTATCATATTGTATCCGTGTATGATTCTGATgtaattgtaattgtaaaatatctaaataactATAGCAACTTAGTGGTCAAACCTATAATGCCTGAGATTGTCGCTAAGATCAGTCCCATCCTTTTGAAGGTTCCATTCAGTGGCCAAAGGTTACAGCTTTAGAAAGttattttgaaattgaaaagagCTTTAGGTAGCGTTTTCCACAACTTTCTGAGTTTGCTGATTTCGCTTAAAGAATGTGCATAGAGTAATATATTGTGGTTATTTCAGGAAGTGAGAATTCAATGGTCAATATATTTTCTCTGGACTCTTaatatttctataaaaaaaagttaaaccAAATGGACGTTTAGCCCGGCCACTACTGAGACCACAGTTTTGCAATTCGACGATCAAGAATTCAGCACTGTTATTCTATAAATTTGTTTGGATGTTGGCTTTATGCTCAAAGTTTGTAATTTGATTAGAACAATTAAGTCTGGAGGCGTAAATGGTTTTTCCTAATCTTACATAATTTTGATAATTTGTGTATCTTATTGTTATAAATCCAATGGatgaaaacacaaaatctgaagAGAAGGAAAAACAATCCTAGTATTTTCTGAAATCATAATATAAGTCATTAGGAACCTGAAATTTTGGCCTTTAATTTCTGAGAACAGACCTATAACAGAGTCAAATTCGAGCTCTGTACCAGTTGGTGGCTCAAAGCATGGGAGTGTTCTGGATGAAACTTTTCTAGTTTCGGAATCAGTTTCAACCCAAGGTTCTTCGTCATCGAGGGTATTTCCAGATCCACTGGAGGAGAGCAGTAAGCATGGAAAATCTAGGAGCACAAGGGCTGAAGCTTCATCTGGTGGTGGCAGAGGATTTGATGACTCAGATACTCTTGGAAAACCTACCCAGTCTTTTTCCCGTGGGAAGGATACAAGAGATAAAGAAGGGATCCCCTTAAGATCTGCATCACCGCAATTTGTTTCAACGAGAGAAAAGATGGGGAGTTCTTCTTCCAGATACTCAGAACGCAATACGGAGAAGAAAACTCCTCTAGATAACTTTCAGGAACCTCCCTTATTTGACATGCCAAATTTTTCTACAGACTTTCAGAAATCTTTTGATCAAACTGCTCCTCCTCAATACTTTGAAGCAAGCTCACAAGTTGATATGTCTCCAACATCATCAGGATTGGGACAGCAGTCTGATGATGTATGGTTGAATGTATCAGAGATTCCTCTTTTCACGCGACCCACAGCTGCTCCACCTCCTTCACGACCTCCGCCACCCATTCCTCATCATAAGTTAAGGGCAGAAACACTTTTCCCTTATTCAAGTTCAAAAAAGACCAGTGATAAATTCCATCCACCATCAAATCATAGTCAATATTCCCAAAGTCCTAAGCTGTCACGTCCTGTGACCAAGGGCCAGCAACTTCCACAGTTCGATGAACCTGAGGACTTTGTCCAGGGTGGGTCGCAAAATGGCCTTGATGAAAGTGTAAATCTGCATTCCTCTGAAGATACCAATGCATTCTCGGCTGCTGCTGACGCATCAGCTGCAGCTATGAAGGAGGCCATGGACAAAGCTGAGGCTAAATTCAGGCATGCTAAGGAGGTGCGTGAAAGGGAATATGTAAAGGCTGCCAGATATAAGGAACCTGTGCAGCCGGAGAAAGATGAGCAAGATGGTCAGGAGAGAAATCTGAGAGAAATCAATGAGATATTGGAGCGTGAAAGGAAACAAAAggaggaggaagagagagagcagatAAGACAtcagagggagagggagagggagagatcaaGGGAGATTGAAAGAGAGAAAGGTAGACAGGCTGTAGAAAGGGCTAATCGTGAAGCACGTGGAAGGGCAGCAGTTCATGCACGTGAAAAAGCAGCAGCCGAAGCTCACTTAAGAGCTGAAAGGGCTGCCGTTGAGAAGGTAAGTGCTGAAGTTCGAGGACGTGCTGAAAAAGTAGCCGTGCAAAGAGTACAAGCTGAGGCCCGTGAAAGAGCTGCTGTAGATGCCAGAGGGAGAGCAGAAAAGGCTGCTGCAGAAGCTAGGGAAAGAGCCACTGCTGCAGAAACAAAGGATAAAGAACTTAGGGAGAAAACATTTGCGGTAAGCGCTGAAGTGGAAGCAAGGCGTCGGGCTGAAAGAGCTGCTGTTGAAAGGGCTGCAACAGAAGCACGTGAAAGGGCAGCTGCAGCAGCAGCAAAGATGAATCAACAGAGGAATGACGATGATCTGGAATCCTTTTTTAGCATGGGACGAGCAAGCAGTGCACCTAAGGCACGAGAAAATTCTACTGTAAGAGGTAGAATCATGAGCCATAATTCAGTTGATGAGAATTTGTCATTTAATGTTCTGACTTTTTCTTTGATGTCATTTTAGAATCC
It contains:
- the LOC130992988 gene encoding auxilin-related protein 2-like isoform X1 yields the protein MDDLDILARDFGFGPGGKSKPMRSAQFSEVFGEPAKFSPSTNYSTNTQHSSMGDLDYDSMFNREANSVNNTSSRKTSSASAPVYDEPVYDDDIFKGLPGLKNNSPTSAVRSDSDVFTGISSHTSSKGGNQNHDFDDLLGNLGRSEQAKENIMSSSDRSKSNSTSKGFDDLLAGFGNGASAASNRPITESNSSSVPVGGSKHGSVLDETFLVSESVSTQGSSSSRVFPDPLEESSKHGKSRSTRAEASSGGGRGFDDSDTLGKPTQSFSRGKDTRDKEGIPLRSASPQFVSTREKMGSSSSRYSERNTEKKTPLDNFQEPPLFDMPNFSTDFQKSFDQTAPPQYFEASSQVDMSPTSSGLGQQSDDVWLNVSEIPLFTRPTAAPPPSRPPPPIPHHKLRAETLFPYSSSKKTSDKFHPPSNHSQYSQSPKLSRPVTKGQQLPQFDEPEDFVQGGSQNGLDESVNLHSSEDTNAFSAAADASAAAMKEAMDKAEAKFRHAKEVREREYVKAARYKEPVQPEKDEQDGQERNLREINEILERERKQKEEEEREQIRHQRERERERSREIEREKGRQAVERANREARGRAAVHAREKAAAEAHLRAERAAVEKVSAEVRGRAEKVAVQRVQAEARERAAVDARGRAEKAAAEARERATAAETKDKELREKTFAVSAEVEARRRAERAAVERAATEARERAAAAAAKMNQQRNDDDLESFFSMGRASSAPKARENSTNPFSDQQFQNKGGSESGKRTSSSSGASSNMKKVFSTSNIVDDLSSVFGAPSAGEFQDVGGETEERRQARLERHQRTQERAAKAVAEKNQRDLQAQMEQEERHRIAGTLDIEIKRWAAGKEGNLRALLSSLQYVLWPECGWQPVSLTDLIIGASVKKAYRKATLCIHPDKVQQKGATLQQKYIAEKVFDLLKVLIAPHQKNSSNRS
- the LOC130992988 gene encoding auxilin-related protein 2-like isoform X6; the protein is MDDLDILARDFGFGPGGKSKPMRSAQFSEVFGEPAKFSPSTNYSTNTQHSSMGDLDYDSMFNREANSVNNTSSRKTSSASAPVYDEPVYDDDIFKGLPGLKNNSPTSAVRSDSDVFTGISSHTSSKGGNQNHDFDDLLGNLGRSEQAKENIMSSSDRSKSNSTSKGFDDLLAGFGNGASAASNRPITESNSSSVPVGGSKHGSVLDETFLVSESVSTQGSSSSRVFPDPLEESSKHGKSRSTRAEASSGGGRGFDDSDTLGKPTQSFSRGKDTRDKEGIPLRSASPQFVSTREKMGSSSSRYSERNTEKKTPLDNFQEPPLFDMPNFSTDFQKSFDQTAPPQYFEASSQVDMSPTSSGLGQQSDDVWLNVSEIPLFTRPTAAPPPSRPPPPIPHHKLRAETLFPYSSSKKTSDKFHPPSNHSQYSQSPKLSRPVTKGQQLPQFDEPEDFVQGGSQNGLDESVNLHSSEDTNAFSAAADASAAAMKEAMDKAEAKFRHAKEVREREYVKAARYKEPVQPEKDEQDGQERNLREINEILERERKQKEEEEREQIRHQRERERERSREIEREKGRQAVERANREARGRAAVHAREKAAAEAHLRAERAAVEKVSAEVRGRAEKVAVQRVQAEARERAAVDARGRAEKAAAEARERATAAETKDKELREKTFAVSAEVEARRRAERAAVERAATEARERAAAAAAKMNQQRNDDDLESFFSMGRASSAPKARENSTNPFSDQQFQNKGGSESGKRTSSSSGASSNMKKVFSTSNIVDDLSSVFGAPSAGEFQDVGGETEERRQARLERHQRTQERAAKAVAEKNQRDLQAQMEQEERHRIAGTLDIEIKRWAAGKEGNLRALLSSLQYVLWPECGWQPVSLTDLIIGASVKKAYRKATLCIHPDKVQQKGATLQQKYIAEKVFDLLKVT
- the LOC130992988 gene encoding auxilin-related protein 2-like isoform X2 → MDDLDILARDFGFGPGGKSKPMRSAQFSEVFGEPAKFSPSTNYSTNTQHSSMGDLDYDSMFNREANSVNNTSSRKTSSASAPVYDEPVYDDDIFKGLPGLKNNSPTSAVRSDSDVFTGISSHTSSKGGNQNHDFDDLLGNLGRSEQAKENIMSSSDRSKSNSTSKGFDDLLAGFGNGASAASNRPITESNSSSVPVGGSKHGSVLDETFLVSESVSTQGSSSSRVFPDPLEESSKHGKSRSTRAEASSGGGRGFDDSDTLGKPTQSFSRGKDTRDKEGIPLRSASPQFVSTREKMGSSSSRYSERNTEKKTPLDNFQEPPLFDMPNFSTDFQKSFDQTAPPQYFEASSQVDMSPTSSGLGQQSDDVWLNVSEIPLFTRPTAAPPPSRPPPPIPHHKLRAETLFPYSSSKKTSDKFHPPSNHSQYSQSPKLSRPVTKGQQLPQFDEPEDFVQGGSQNGLDESVNLHSSEDTNAFSAAADASAAAMKEAMDKAEAKFRHAKEVREREYVKAARYKEPVQPEKDEQDGQERNLREINEILERERKQKEEEEREQIRHQRERERERSREIEREKGRQAVERANREARGRAAVHAREKAAAEAHLRAERAAVEKVSAEVRGRAEKVAVQRVQAEARERAAVDARGRAEKAAAEARERATAAETKDKELREKTFAVSAEVEARRRAERAAVERAATEARERAAAAAAKMNQQRNDDDLESFFSMGRASSAPKARENSTNPFSDQQFQNKGGSESGKRTSSSSGASSNMKKVFSTSNIVDDLSSVFGAPSAGEFQDVGGETEERRQARLERHQRTQERAAKAVAEKNQRDLQAQMEQEERHRIAGTLDIEIKRWAAGKEGNLRALLSSLQYVLWPECGWQPVSLTDLIIGASVKKAYRKATLCIHPDKVQQKGATLQQKYIAEKVFDLLKMGHQTSGETYMSK